The DNA sequence GCTTAAGAGGGTATATATAGACCCAGAGTAGGAGGAGAATaaggaagacgacgagaGGATGGTAGGGAAGTAGTTTTGAGGCGtcgagaagagagagatagagaagaacgaaggagagaggacgaggaaaagggacTTGCAGAAAGGCGttagggaagagagaggccCTAGTAGAAGATGCAGGGAAAGTatgagaaagatgagtcagCTCTTGAGCCATAGGGCTGGAAAAGACATGTAGGGAGTAGTCCTTGCGAGTAAATAAAATATATCATCGGCCGAAGGGGCTTAGTTTTCTCAAATTCTCTAGCTCAGCCATCTCAACGTCTGAACCTAGCGCTCCAAGCAAGGCTGTAAACAAACGACCAAGGACACGAAACTAAAGTAGCTTAATGTGCTTTCCGACTTCTACGAAGACAGCGACACCGTTCCAGTTATCATTGCGGTGATGAAAGATCGTACAGCAGCCCGacaggaaaaaaaaaaaaaaaaaaaaaaaaaaaaaacaggAAGGGGGTGGTATAAACTCACGACAAGGCCAAAGAACGGGTTCGTTGACTgatgagagaaagagaagatcaCATGAATATCGAGCATGTCAAACATTATAGACTTGGCAAGCGTCAATCTTTACTGTGAAAACGAAGGAAAGCCCGGATTTGTCTGGTGATGAAAGTCGTTGCCTAAATCACTACAAAGCACCCCGTCTTTGCGCAACTGCTCTGAGTTATGGCCACTGATAGTAGTACTTTCATGGCTTCCTCTCATCTGATTGCATAATATTACATACCGTCCTCATTCCAACTTGAATCTTTACCGTACATCTGTCCTCAAAAAAGGATTTACGCCCTcactctctcttccctttctcttccctcctccgctctttccacatcttcctccaatcGAATCCTCCCTTGCCTCTCCAAGCTTCGTTTCCAAGCGACTCCAACGATTAACGTTATGGGATGCAACACAAGACACGCAATGATGGTGATCAATAAAGGAGGGGGCTTAGGAAGAGCAGTCGTAGGGAGCGTAGGGTTTGTGCGAggcgaagaaaagaggagagagaagaggaggtacATACTTGCGATTGTCAGCAAGCTAATAGCCAGTTGTCAGCACATGGACACAGAAATTTGCGAAAAGTATGCTAATCTCACTAGAGTCGCCTTGCTCCTGCCCAGAGTGCAGAAACGATATTCACACCCGCCACACAAGCCACCGCCTGCCACGTATATTTACCCCACTTGCTTTCGTCTTTGATGATCCACCCCACCGCAATGAAACCAGAGTGCAGCCAATCAagttgaaagaggataGCTAGGAACATTGTCATAGGGGCGTGGATAAATATGGCATCCATTGGTCGCTTAAGAGTGGGAGGGTAGTAGAGAAGGGTCATGTGGATTGAGAGTCTGGCAAAGAGATCATCAGCAGCGGTGGTGGAACGGCTAACGACTAAAACTTACACGTTGAGGGCATTGATCAAGAGAACTACTTCGGCAccgatgaagaattgaagGGTCTGTTCGCAGGCAAGTCAATTCAAGTACTTCAAACCATAATCTCGCAGAGCTTCTACCCACAAAGAATACCGCCCAAGCTGCTTGAAGCCAATTGGCAACCGCAAACCTCAATCCGACCCCGTGCACGAGCATCTCCTACAAATCATGAAGGCGATCAACTCTTACCGCTATCAGACGTGGCAAACACTCACCTTCGTAGCTTCCTTTCGTGCCAGTAGCAACACTAGACAGAACCCAACTATTCGCCAAAGGAAATTATCAGCATTacgttcttcttcttcgtcattcCCCTTTCTTACTTTGTAATCCGAACAAAGCAGCCCAGTAAAGTTCG is a window from the Cryptococcus neoformans var. neoformans JEC21 chromosome 2 sequence genome containing:
- a CDS encoding expressed protein, encoding MSSYDPLPDEVITPEQFRQSMKLVRLQIAVPISVLVAMGTNLVCALALKPGLSGISNLFPTLLTPNSIMIELYWAALFGLQIGFCLVLLLARKEATKEMLVHGVGLRFAVANWLQAAWAVFFTLQFFIGAEVVLLINALNVLSIHMTLLYYPPTLKRPMDAIFIHAPMTMFLAILFQLDWLHSGFIAVGWIIKDESKWGKYTWQAVACVAGVNIVSALWAGARRLYLLTIASMYLLFSLLFSSPRTNPTLPTTALPKPPPLLITIIACLVLHPITLIVGVAWKRSLERQGRIRLEEDVERAEEGREREERVRA